GGCACAGACATTCCTGACTGTGCACCAACGACTCAGGGATGGCCCAGACGTGTACGTCTGGGTGACGAAGTCACAGGAAGAGGCTGTCCGGTGTTGCACTGTCCGACGCTGCAGCAGTGTGAGAGTCTGGCGGTTCCGACAGGGAACATCGGTCAGCGACGTCTTGTGGCTGCGCCACTCAGACGCATGCGTCTGATCCAACCACCAGCGGCCAGGGTGGTACAGACATTCCTGTCTGTGCGTCATTGGACGGTGTTTTGCAGTGGGACGTCAGATCCCGTTCTCCGACGGCTGCGCCGCCCCGAAAGAATCTTTCGGGGCCACCCGTGGTTGAGCTTTCCTTCCTGTAAGCCGACGACTCAGGGACGGCCCAGACGTGTACGTCTGGGTGACGAAGTCACAGGAAGAGGCTGTCCGGCGCTGCAGTAGTGTGAGAGTCTGGCGGTTCCGATAGGGAACATCGGTCGGCGACCTCTTGTGGCTGCGCCACTCAGACGCACGCGTCTGTGCCAACCACCAGCGGCCAGGGTGGTACAGAGAGTCCTGTCTATGCATCATTGGGCGGTGTTTTGCAGTGGGACGTCAAATCCCGTTCTCCGACGGCTGCGCCGCCCCGAAAGAATCTTTCGGGGCCACCCGAAGTAGCTGTCCGGCGTTGCAGGTTCCGACAGGGAATATCGGTTAGCGACCTCTTGTGGCTGCGCCACTCAGACGCACGCGTCTGAGCCAGCCGTTCTATTGCTGCGTCCGTTCGGCAAGCTGGGTACTTGGGAACTCAGCTCTGGTTGACCAGCTTCAGGGCTTCCGGGAGTTCGATAGTGCCTTCGTACAGGGCTCGGCCGATGATGGCGGAGGAGACGAGTGGACTGCGTTCTTCGACTTCGAGCAGGTTTTCGATGTCCTTGAGCGTCGTCACGCCGCCGGAGGCGATGATCGGGATGCCGAACTGGGCGAGTTCTTCGAAGTCCTTGAGCGTTCCTCCATCGATGCCCTGCATCATGCCGTCGTTTGCGATGTTGGTGTAGATGATGGCGGCCAGTTCCGTGCCCTCGAACTGACGCGCCAGGTCAACCGCCGAGGTCTGCGACACGTCGAGCCAGCCTGCCGTGGCGACCATCGAGTTTTTGGCATCGAGCCCGAGAGCCAGATGACCGGGATGTTCTTCGATCTCGTGGCGGAACCAGGCGGGTTGTTTCAGGGCCTGCGTGCCGATGATGGCCCGGTCGATGCCGAGATCGAGAATCGTCTTGATCGACTCGCTGTTGCGGAGACCGCCGCCGAGCTGGCAGGGGACGTCGACCGCATTGACGATTCGCGAGATGACGTCGCCGTTGACCACTTTGCCCGCTTTGGCTCCGTCGAGATCGACCAGGTGAATTCGCGTCGCTCCCTGATCGGCCCACTGTTTGGCGACGGCGACAGGATCATCGTTGAAGACGGTTTCCTGATTGTAGTCGCCCTGACGCAGGCGGACGCAGCGGCCGTTCAGTAGATCGATAGCTGGAATCAATTCCATCTCAGGAATCCCTCGTAACAGAAACCGGGCGCAAGGAGCCCCGAAAAAATGAGAATGCGAGTCCGCACGCTATCGTTCGGGCAAAGCGGAATCAACCCATTCGCGGTTCCAGGCTGCAGGCGATCAGATGGCGGCGAAGTTCTTCAGCAGGTGCAGGCCATGATCCTGGCTTTTTTCCGGGTGGAACTGAGCGGCGTGGACGTTGTTCTTCCAGGCCATTGCCACGACGTTTTCGCCGTGCTCGGTTTTCGAGGCGACGACCGCTGCATCGGACGGAACGACGTGATAGCTGTGGACAAAATAGAACCAGGCGTCCGAGGGAATATCCTTCAGGATCGGATTGTCCGGACGGACATCGTTGAGCTGATTCCAGCCCATGTGGGGGATCTTCAGGCCCGGCGTCTCTTTGAAGCGAACGACCTCGCCGGGAATGATGCCGAGCCCTTTGTATTCGCCGTCTTCATAGCTGACATCGAACAGCAGTTGCAGCCCCAGGCAGATACCGAGGAATGGGCGACCCGACTCGACGTGCTCCAGAATCGGCTCGACAAAATCGCCGTCTCTCAGGTGGGCCATCGCATCGCGGAAGGCACCGACTCCGGGGAGGACGAGATGATCGGCGTGGCGGATTTCCTCGGGGGTGGTGCAGATCTTCACGTCTGCTCCGACCTTCTGAAAGCCTTTCTCCACCGAGCGGAGATTTCCCATGCCGTAGTCGATAATGTGAATCATGATTTCTGTTTTCTCTGGACGTATTTCCGGAGCTGAGGGAGTCCGTGGAGCGTGACGGGCGGCGAGCTCGGGCCTTCTCTCTACCCTATCGACAGTCGCCTCGCCAGTGGCGTTCGTGCAATTTTCCACGACTGGCCGCAATTCCGCTCCAGGAACGCTGTTTCCAGTCCGTCGGCTGCCGATCGTTCTTGTTGCCCATGTAGAAATGGAGCTGATCGGCTGATCGCCAGCCGCCT
The sequence above is a segment of the Rubinisphaera margarita genome. Coding sequences within it:
- the hisA gene encoding 1-(5-phosphoribosyl)-5-[(5-phosphoribosylamino)methylideneamino]imidazole-4-carboxamide isomerase, with product MELIPAIDLLNGRCVRLRQGDYNQETVFNDDPVAVAKQWADQGATRIHLVDLDGAKAGKVVNGDVISRIVNAVDVPCQLGGGLRNSESIKTILDLGIDRAIIGTQALKQPAWFRHEIEEHPGHLALGLDAKNSMVATAGWLDVSQTSAVDLARQFEGTELAAIIYTNIANDGMMQGIDGGTLKDFEELAQFGIPIIASGGVTTLKDIENLLEVEERSPLVSSAIIGRALYEGTIELPEALKLVNQS
- the hisH gene encoding imidazole glycerol phosphate synthase subunit HisH — translated: MIHIIDYGMGNLRSVEKGFQKVGADVKICTTPEEIRHADHLVLPGVGAFRDAMAHLRDGDFVEPILEHVESGRPFLGICLGLQLLFDVSYEDGEYKGLGIIPGEVVRFKETPGLKIPHMGWNQLNDVRPDNPILKDIPSDAWFYFVHSYHVVPSDAAVVASKTEHGENVVAMAWKNNVHAAQFHPEKSQDHGLHLLKNFAAI